One segment of Aquimarina sp. BL5 DNA contains the following:
- a CDS encoding Eco57I restriction-modification methylase domain-containing protein: MLEKLFKKLGYTRQNGLYIFSESEKDILDNFPSRISRVLIDVIKPYAIFSLDSHDKNEDHVKPFNNPLILFYDNPSKDDYDLIPKHSFNLSRSPIIIINRDNNIEIFNGFDFSENNHKWLKSIEIDHDLLSISKLRSGKGWKSIHEEYFNKIKTVDRYLLSNITDARRILIAKENNFPAGNLSPDVANRLIGRLIFIRYLIDRRVTFNDQDILLGNNKTERQKALNQLLLDHKKTYDFFDYINKKFKGDLFPLNFENQGLPFLERDYVRKENLEVLHYLFTCSNMFKGNKVKGYTVQPSLFNVYDFEIIPVELISNIYESFLGNTVFSKGEIVTKLSKQNQVKAFYTPPFLVDYVLSQTVKPHLGKSNITKCKILDPSCGSGIFLVESLRRIIDKEIKVEEASFSNGLKKELISNDRLWELLEDNIYGIDIDQNAIEITIFSLYITLLDYKTHPKEIENFEFRPLRNKNLFGGSEADFFNTDNPFNKLFKKKVKLDFIVGNPPWGAVLKSNYVNYIKERALAEKQKEPKAVRLAIGNKEISQAFMVRVDDLIQSNAQTKICFIVTGKNLYNSDKSAENWRKYFLTNFNIHQCFDLFGINNKIAGGNQVFDNAKQPPAILLYSKKTNDSKKNIVKHIVARANLYYHYFKTIVIEKNDVKLVNQKLFLADDKLWKVMMYGNSLDYLFVKKIKQQGTTVSEIMEESGLQLKGGFKSKDSNVRVEKRKDTTMLWDYDYIEVEGEKGLKQYEVSVNKTFKQKLEKLNLNGVLNSDLRVPQIAEISIFKGVKLLIKKGLDQYLNHRAVSAVVENNCVFSATIASISLISGSISKKDEDILYSMSAIFNSKLFTYYLLMTSSSFGAGRNRVNYKEFLDMPFVTDSELSYYSREIHKSTKGNLMNQTQEQINVLEKLIENKIDHLYKISPLEKELINYALDVSIPVMKRADLSSNVLPSIFKMINKNNNKILSDYCDVFINHFSKRFNKKNKMFAIDIFINEDFIALHFIIIEKQNKTIKYSYEADIDSTVIALGGLSVNEVSSGLFTQQDIRGFNKDSFYLIKPNIVKNWHLAMAHVDLIEFIEAIANAEINNVKQKIN; this comes from the coding sequence ATGTTAGAAAAGTTATTTAAAAAATTAGGGTATACCAGGCAGAATGGGTTATATATATTTTCAGAATCTGAAAAAGATATACTGGATAATTTCCCTAGTAGAATTAGTAGAGTGTTAATTGATGTAATTAAGCCATATGCTATTTTTAGCTTAGATTCACATGATAAGAATGAAGATCATGTAAAACCATTTAATAATCCTCTTATACTGTTTTACGATAACCCATCAAAAGACGACTATGATTTGATCCCTAAGCATTCATTTAATCTCAGTCGTTCTCCAATTATCATAATTAACAGAGATAATAATATTGAAATTTTTAATGGATTTGACTTTTCTGAAAATAACCACAAATGGTTAAAGTCTATTGAAATTGATCATGATTTATTATCCATTTCTAAATTAAGATCTGGTAAAGGTTGGAAGTCTATTCATGAAGAGTATTTTAATAAAATAAAAACAGTAGATCGTTATTTGCTAAGTAATATTACTGATGCTAGAAGAATCTTAATAGCAAAAGAAAATAACTTTCCTGCTGGTAATTTATCACCTGATGTAGCTAATAGACTTATAGGACGATTAATATTTATACGATATTTAATAGATAGAAGAGTTACGTTTAATGATCAAGATATACTATTAGGTAATAATAAAACAGAACGTCAAAAAGCTTTAAATCAATTGTTATTAGATCATAAAAAGACCTATGATTTCTTTGATTACATAAATAAAAAATTTAAAGGAGACTTGTTTCCTTTAAATTTTGAAAATCAAGGGCTTCCATTTTTAGAACGAGATTATGTAAGGAAAGAAAATCTAGAAGTCTTACATTATCTCTTCACTTGTTCTAATATGTTTAAAGGAAATAAAGTAAAAGGTTACACTGTTCAACCTTCACTCTTCAATGTATATGATTTTGAGATAATACCAGTTGAACTTATTAGTAATATATATGAGAGTTTCTTGGGTAATACAGTTTTTTCAAAAGGTGAGATTGTTACTAAGCTATCAAAACAAAATCAGGTTAAAGCATTCTATACTCCACCATTTTTAGTTGACTATGTCTTAAGCCAAACTGTAAAACCGCATCTAGGAAAATCAAATATCACTAAATGTAAGATACTAGATCCTTCTTGTGGTTCGGGAATTTTCTTGGTGGAATCATTGAGACGAATAATCGATAAAGAAATCAAAGTAGAGGAGGCTTCTTTCTCTAACGGATTAAAAAAGGAGCTTATTTCTAATGACCGTTTGTGGGAACTTCTGGAAGATAATATCTACGGAATAGACATAGATCAAAATGCTATAGAGATTACAATATTCTCACTATATATAACATTACTTGACTATAAAACACATCCCAAAGAAATAGAGAATTTTGAGTTTCGTCCGTTAAGAAATAAAAATCTTTTTGGTGGTTCTGAAGCTGATTTCTTTAATACAGATAATCCTTTCAATAAACTTTTTAAAAAGAAAGTGAAACTTGATTTTATAGTAGGTAATCCTCCTTGGGGAGCTGTGCTTAAGTCTAATTATGTAAATTATATAAAAGAAAGAGCACTTGCTGAAAAACAAAAAGAACCAAAAGCAGTACGTTTAGCAATAGGTAACAAAGAAATCTCTCAGGCTTTTATGGTACGAGTGGATGATCTAATACAGTCAAATGCACAAACAAAAATATGTTTTATTGTTACAGGGAAAAATCTTTATAATTCCGATAAAAGTGCTGAAAATTGGAGAAAGTATTTTTTAACTAATTTCAATATACATCAATGTTTTGATTTATTTGGAATTAACAATAAAATTGCTGGTGGTAATCAGGTTTTTGATAATGCGAAACAACCACCTGCTATATTACTATATTCCAAGAAAACTAATGATTCTAAAAAGAATATTGTAAAGCATATTGTAGCTAGAGCTAATTTGTATTATCATTATTTCAAGACAATTGTTATTGAAAAAAATGATGTTAAATTAGTTAATCAAAAGCTATTCTTAGCTGATGACAAACTCTGGAAAGTTATGATGTACGGAAACTCTCTTGATTATCTTTTTGTTAAAAAAATAAAACAACAGGGTACTACTGTATCGGAGATCATGGAAGAATCTGGGTTGCAATTAAAAGGAGGTTTCAAATCAAAAGACAGCAATGTAAGGGTAGAAAAAAGAAAAGATACAACCATGTTATGGGACTATGACTATATAGAAGTTGAAGGTGAAAAAGGATTAAAACAATACGAGGTTTCTGTTAATAAAACATTCAAACAAAAATTAGAGAAACTTAATCTAAATGGTGTACTTAATAGTGACTTACGCGTCCCTCAAATTGCTGAGATATCAATATTTAAAGGAGTTAAGTTATTAATCAAAAAAGGATTAGATCAATATTTAAATCATAGAGCGGTAAGTGCCGTAGTTGAAAATAATTGTGTTTTTTCTGCAACAATTGCTTCTATTAGTTTAATAAGTGGTTCAATTTCCAAAAAAGATGAAGATATCCTGTATAGTATGTCTGCTATTTTTAATTCTAAATTATTTACCTACTATTTGCTTATGACCAGTTCATCTTTTGGAGCAGGAAGAAATAGGGTTAATTACAAGGAGTTTTTAGATATGCCTTTCGTAACAGATTCTGAATTGAGTTACTACTCTAGAGAAATTCACAAGTCTACAAAAGGTAATCTCATGAATCAAACTCAGGAACAAATTAATGTTCTTGAAAAACTGATAGAGAATAAAATTGATCACCTTTATAAAATAAGTCCTCTTGAAAAAGAGCTTATTAATTACGCATTAGACGTTAGTATTCCTGTTATGAAGAGAGCAGATCTTTCAAGTAATGTGTTACCCTCTATTTTTAAAATGATTAATAAAAACAATAATAAAATACTTTCAGATTATTGCGATGTTTTTATTAATCATTTCTCAAAGAGGTTCAATAAAAAGAATAAGATGTTTGCTATTGATATCTTTATTAATGAAGATTTCATCGCATTACATTTCATCATTATTGAAAAACAAAACAAAACCATTAAATATAGTTATGAAGCAGATATTGATTCTACTGTAATTGCATTAGGAGGCTTAAGTGTTAACGAGGTAAGTTCAGGACTTTTTACACAGCAAGATATAAGGGGGTTTAATAAAGACTCTTTTTATCTTATTAAACCAAACATCGTGAAAAACTGGCATTTAGCGATGGCTCACGTTGATCTTATTGAGTTTATTGAAGCAATAGCTAATGCAGAAATTAATAATGTAAAACAAAAAATAAATTAA
- a CDS encoding DUF6660 family protein → MKFLTVILSLTILFLSAKPCSDGQNMEDQHPEEISVNHNHQEDSDDSCPITCICNCCGISITYEPLVTFELLNFHKISTQVISIYKSNYRFNFHSNIWQPPQVIS, encoded by the coding sequence ATGAAATTTTTAACAGTCATATTATCATTAACAATACTGTTCTTATCAGCAAAACCTTGTTCTGATGGTCAAAACATGGAAGACCAACACCCAGAAGAGATAAGTGTTAATCACAATCATCAAGAAGATAGTGACGACTCTTGCCCTATTACCTGTATCTGTAATTGTTGTGGTATATCAATTACCTATGAACCTTTGGTGACATTTGAGTTATTAAATTTTCACAAAATTTCTACTCAAGTAATATCTATTTATAAGTCGAATTATAGATTTAACTTTCATTCCAATATTTGGCAACCGCCACAAGTAATTAGCTAA
- a CDS encoding TonB-dependent receptor yields the protein MNKYILSIKLILLLCLSLKAQTSDVNIKVITETKNEPLMGATVYFEAFKKGVVTDFDGIAKFTEIPNGQHQIIISFLGFETLEVVIQVPSKTDLILELKEGGNELDAIVLQSTRSTRTVKKIPTRIEFIGAEELGEKAIMNPTNISMVLRESTGIQMQQTSLSSGSTNIRIQGLDGRYTQLLRDGFPLYGGFSSGLSILQIPPLDLQQFEIIKGSSSTLYGGGAIAGLVNMVSKTPDEEPALDIMLTQTQALGSTANIFYSKRNEKFGFSLYGSGHYQKVYDPEDDGFSNLPKTTSISFNPKLFYYPSEKTTLWFGLNGTYDDRIGGDITKIESGEAGIHQYTEENNSKRLSSQLVYQTKLDSVSSLEFKNSVSFFDRNLTVPDFNFDGQQTNTFTEITYNKASEKTDWIIGANLYTSDFDEDDDAPLQRDQKDLTFGAFANNIYDISDNWILETGLRADYNNDFGFFPLPRISLLYKNNSGFSSRIGGGLGYKIPDIFTEEAEYINFENVLAIDKSMVDAERSYGVNFDLNYQTRLSDEIGFSVNQLFYVTAINDGLLLNSTNNGLFQFENAPDEIFSKGAETNIKFTYKDFRWFLNYAFIDTKLNYLPDNPQKPLTAKHNAGSVLMYESEKWRIGYETYYTGKQFLSNGAETTDFITMGLLLMRNFKFGSVFVNFENFTDRRQSRFSPLVLPPHENPVFPEIYAPTDGFIFSVGLLIKPFGNKDDD from the coding sequence ATGAATAAATACATATTGAGCATTAAGCTCATTCTATTACTGTGCCTTTCGCTAAAGGCTCAAACATCAGACGTAAATATAAAAGTAATCACAGAAACGAAAAACGAGCCTTTGATGGGCGCCACCGTTTACTTTGAAGCTTTCAAAAAAGGAGTAGTAACCGACTTTGATGGGATAGCAAAGTTTACAGAAATACCTAATGGTCAGCATCAAATAATTATTTCCTTTTTAGGTTTTGAAACATTAGAAGTAGTAATTCAAGTTCCAAGCAAAACAGATTTGATATTAGAACTCAAAGAAGGTGGTAATGAATTAGATGCTATAGTATTACAGTCTACAAGAAGCACTAGAACCGTTAAAAAAATACCAACACGAATTGAATTTATTGGCGCAGAAGAATTAGGTGAAAAAGCTATAATGAATCCTACCAATATTTCTATGGTACTTCGTGAAAGCACAGGAATACAAATGCAACAAACTTCTTTAAGTAGTGGTAGCACAAATATTCGAATTCAAGGTTTAGACGGTAGATACACGCAACTATTAAGAGATGGGTTTCCTTTATACGGTGGTTTTTCAAGTGGTTTAAGTATTCTTCAAATACCGCCTTTAGACTTACAACAATTTGAGATTATCAAGGGAAGTTCCTCAACGCTTTATGGAGGTGGCGCAATAGCAGGATTAGTAAATATGGTATCTAAAACGCCAGATGAAGAACCTGCATTAGATATTATGCTTACCCAAACCCAGGCATTAGGAAGTACAGCCAATATATTTTACAGCAAACGAAACGAGAAGTTTGGTTTTTCTCTTTATGGATCAGGTCACTATCAAAAAGTATATGATCCCGAAGATGATGGCTTTAGCAATTTACCAAAAACTACATCAATTTCATTTAACCCTAAATTGTTTTATTATCCATCAGAGAAAACAACTCTTTGGTTTGGATTAAACGGAACATATGACGATAGGATTGGTGGAGATATTACCAAAATTGAAAGTGGAGAAGCTGGTATTCATCAATATACAGAAGAGAACAATTCAAAAAGATTAAGCAGTCAATTAGTATATCAAACGAAATTAGATTCTGTTAGTTCATTAGAGTTTAAAAATAGCGTCTCTTTTTTCGATAGAAATTTAACTGTTCCCGATTTTAACTTTGATGGTCAGCAGACTAATACTTTTACTGAAATTACGTACAACAAAGCATCAGAAAAAACGGATTGGATAATTGGAGCCAATCTATATACCTCAGACTTTGATGAAGATGATGATGCACCACTACAACGAGACCAAAAAGATCTGACCTTTGGAGCATTTGCAAATAATATCTATGACATTTCCGATAATTGGATATTGGAAACGGGATTAAGAGCAGATTACAATAATGATTTTGGTTTCTTTCCGCTACCAAGAATTTCATTACTCTATAAAAACAATAGTGGATTTTCAAGTAGAATTGGTGGAGGTTTAGGGTATAAGATTCCAGATATTTTTACAGAAGAAGCAGAGTATATTAACTTTGAAAATGTTCTCGCAATAGATAAATCAATGGTAGATGCAGAACGTTCTTATGGTGTTAATTTCGATTTGAACTATCAAACTCGTTTATCCGATGAGATTGGTTTTTCTGTAAATCAATTATTCTATGTTACTGCTATAAATGATGGACTACTTTTAAATTCAACAAATAACGGATTATTTCAATTTGAAAATGCACCAGATGAAATCTTTAGTAAAGGAGCAGAAACAAATATTAAATTTACTTACAAAGACTTTAGATGGTTTTTAAACTATGCCTTTATTGATACCAAGCTAAATTACTTACCTGATAATCCTCAAAAACCATTAACAGCAAAACACAATGCCGGTAGTGTGCTAATGTACGAATCTGAAAAGTGGAGAATTGGCTATGAAACCTACTATACAGGAAAGCAATTTTTGTCAAACGGAGCGGAAACTACAGATTTTATAACAATGGGATTACTACTAATGCGTAATTTTAAATTTGGAAGTGTATTTGTAAACTTTGAAAACTTTACGGATAGAAGACAAAGCAGGTTTTCACCTTTGGTTTTACCACCACACGAAAATCCTGTTTTTCCAGAGATTTATGCACCTACGGATGGTTTCATTTTTAGTGTAGGACTTTTAATTAAACCATTCGGAAACAAAGATGACGATTAA
- a CDS encoding Fur family transcriptional regulator → MQTIEQLLESKNIRVTAMRLLIYKFLAEKQVAVTLSDIENAFEKADRTTLYRTIKTFEDKVIVHQIDDGTGITKYALCEQGCNCDIKTDLHLHFHCNNCNETICLTDHKIPQIKVPDGFISENVNLVVKGICDKCSG, encoded by the coding sequence ATGCAAACAATAGAACAACTATTAGAGTCAAAAAACATACGTGTTACAGCAATGCGCTTGTTAATTTATAAGTTTCTTGCGGAGAAACAAGTTGCGGTTACGTTAAGTGATATAGAAAATGCATTTGAAAAAGCGGACAGAACAACGCTTTACAGAACAATAAAAACATTTGAGGACAAAGTAATCGTTCATCAAATAGATGATGGTACAGGGATAACCAAATATGCATTATGCGAACAAGGATGTAATTGCGACATAAAAACTGATTTACATTTACATTTCCATTGTAATAATTGTAATGAAACCATTTGCTTAACAGATCATAAAATTCCACAAATTAAAGTCCCTGATGGTTTTATTTCGGAAAATGTAAACTTGGTGGTCAAAGGTATTTGTGATAAATGTAGTGGGTAA
- a CDS encoding DUF3703 domain-containing protein, protein MKFNIKIPKNLKQAYKNELEQYSYYLVNKQFSNAWYHLERSHIIGQSYPIEHTYSHWLMLKFGLMQKNTKEVLGQLLRLAVGGWKSFINHVPLGNTGGANVPPLKHMPIPDDIKSLF, encoded by the coding sequence ATGAAGTTTAATATTAAAATACCTAAAAATCTTAAACAAGCCTATAAAAACGAATTAGAACAATACAGTTACTATTTAGTAAATAAGCAATTTAGTAATGCTTGGTATCATTTAGAGCGTAGCCATATAATAGGTCAGTCTTACCCAATAGAACATACCTACTCCCATTGGTTAATGTTAAAGTTTGGTTTAATGCAAAAGAATACCAAAGAAGTACTAGGGCAGTTATTACGGTTAGCTGTTGGTGGTTGGAAGTCGTTTATAAATCACGTTCCTCTTGGCAATACGGGTGGTGCAAATGTACCTCCTTTAAAGCATATGCCTATTCCTGATGACATCAAATCATTATTTTAA
- the merTP gene encoding mercuric transport protein MerTP yields MKNKLVITSLLTALTASICCITPVLALIAGTSGMVSTFSWVEPFRPYLIGITISVLVLAWYQKLKSKKEIDCECDTDEKPKFIQSKTFLGIVTVLSIIMLAFPYYSSVFYSKTEKQVIVVDKSNIKTTEFKISGMTCSSCEAHVNQEVNKLNGIVNSKTSYENGNAIIEFDKTKTNESEIEKAINSTGYKVTDKK; encoded by the coding sequence ATGAAAAATAAATTAGTAATCACAAGTTTGCTAACTGCGCTTACTGCTTCAATTTGTTGTATTACACCTGTATTGGCTTTAATTGCGGGAACAAGTGGCATGGTATCAACATTTTCTTGGGTAGAGCCATTTCGACCTTACTTAATCGGAATTACAATTTCAGTTCTAGTCTTGGCTTGGTATCAAAAACTAAAATCCAAGAAAGAGATAGACTGTGAATGTGATACAGACGAAAAACCAAAGTTTATACAATCAAAAACGTTTTTAGGAATTGTAACAGTATTATCGATTATTATGTTGGCTTTTCCATACTATTCAAGTGTTTTTTATTCAAAAACGGAAAAGCAAGTTATTGTTGTTGATAAATCGAACATCAAAACAACTGAATTTAAAATAAGTGGAATGACCTGTTCAAGTTGTGAAGCACACGTAAACCAAGAAGTAAATAAACTAAACGGAATTGTCAACTCAAAAACTTCATACGAAAATGGTAACGCTATTATTGAATTTGATAAAACCAAAACCAATGAATCGGAAATTGAGAAAGCAATTAACTCAACAGGTTATAAAGTAACTGACAAAAAATAA
- a CDS encoding GDCCVxC domain-containing (seleno)protein encodes MRTIINSEITCPNCGHKKVEEMPTNACEFFYECEQCRTILKPNEGDCCVYCSYGTVPCPPIQQNKSCC; translated from the coding sequence ATGCGTACTATAATAAATTCTGAAATCACTTGTCCCAATTGTGGTCATAAAAAGGTGGAAGAAATGCCAACGAACGCTTGTGAATTCTTTTATGAATGTGAACAATGTAGGACTATTCTAAAACCAAATGAAGGCGACTGCTGTGTATATTGTTCTTACGGTACAGTTCCTTGTCCACCAATTCAACAAAACAAAAGTTGTTGTTAA
- a CDS encoding heavy metal translocating P-type ATPase, producing the protein MKKKKVNLRDIKPNSEEQHSLDDGHNHDHGNTSALKVYIPAITSFTMLIIGIMLDYFVSTLFKDWLRIVWYGIAYLPVGFPVVKEGYKSIKRGDVFTEFFLMSIATIGAFIIGEYPEGVAVMLFYAVGELFQGAAVKKAKGNIKALLDVRPKEAIVSRNGDYKSVPPEDVNIGEKIQIRVGEKIPLDGVLLSKKASLNTAALTGESKPDSILKEAKVYAGSINLESVIEVEVTSKFEDSSIARILDLVQNATARKSKTELFIRQFARIYTPIVVFLAIGVTFLPYFFIDDYVFRDWLYRALIFLVISCPCALVISIPLGYFGGLGAASKNGILFKGASFLDAMTKINTLVMDKTGTVTRGVFKIKEIKAIGWDESEFMKYLMAMEEQSTHPIAKAIMKYKENGDNFEAKEVSEIAGKGLKGTINGKTVLVGNKALMMANAIEVPKETESIVESIVLVAIDNLFAGYVVIADELKEDAKETITELQKAGVKHIIMLSGDKDSITQQVAKELNIENAKGGLLPEGKLNEVEMLKQNPENKVAFIGDGINDAPVLAASNVGIAMGGLGSDVAIETADVIIQTDQPSKVVRAIKISRSTRKIVWQNIILAFGVKVIVLILGAGGLATMWEAVFADVGVALLAILNAVRLQRLQW; encoded by the coding sequence ATGAAAAAAAAGAAAGTTAATTTAAGAGATATAAAACCAAATTCTGAAGAACAACATAGTCTAGATGATGGTCACAATCACGACCACGGAAATACTAGTGCATTAAAAGTCTATATCCCTGCAATCACAAGTTTTACAATGCTTATTATTGGGATAATGCTGGACTATTTTGTTAGTACCCTTTTTAAAGATTGGTTACGAATTGTTTGGTATGGCATCGCCTATTTACCTGTTGGATTTCCGGTAGTAAAAGAAGGTTATAAAAGCATTAAAAGAGGTGATGTATTTACCGAGTTCTTTTTAATGTCTATTGCTACAATTGGTGCATTTATAATTGGTGAATACCCTGAAGGTGTTGCAGTAATGCTATTCTATGCGGTAGGTGAATTGTTTCAAGGAGCGGCAGTTAAAAAAGCCAAAGGAAATATCAAAGCTTTGTTAGATGTTAGACCAAAGGAAGCTATTGTTTCGCGCAATGGTGACTATAAAAGTGTTCCACCTGAAGATGTAAACATTGGTGAAAAAATTCAAATTCGAGTAGGTGAAAAAATTCCTTTAGATGGGGTGTTATTATCTAAAAAAGCTTCATTGAATACAGCAGCTTTAACAGGTGAAAGTAAACCTGATTCTATTTTAAAAGAGGCCAAAGTATATGCAGGTAGTATCAATTTAGAAAGTGTTATTGAAGTTGAAGTTACTAGTAAATTTGAAGATAGTTCTATAGCTAGAATATTAGATTTAGTTCAAAACGCTACTGCACGTAAATCTAAAACAGAACTGTTTATCAGGCAGTTCGCTCGTATATATACGCCAATAGTGGTCTTCTTAGCTATTGGTGTTACTTTTCTGCCTTATTTTTTCATTGATGATTATGTCTTTAGAGATTGGCTATACAGAGCATTAATTTTCTTGGTTATTTCTTGTCCTTGTGCATTGGTGATTTCTATCCCTTTAGGTTATTTTGGTGGATTGGGTGCTGCATCAAAGAATGGTATCTTATTTAAGGGTGCTTCATTTTTAGATGCAATGACCAAAATTAATACATTGGTAATGGATAAAACAGGAACCGTTACCAGAGGTGTTTTCAAAATCAAGGAAATTAAAGCTATCGGTTGGGATGAATCCGAATTTATGAAATACCTAATGGCTATGGAAGAGCAGTCTACACATCCTATTGCAAAAGCCATTATGAAATATAAAGAAAATGGAGATAATTTTGAAGCGAAGGAAGTTTCTGAAATTGCTGGTAAAGGCTTAAAAGGAACTATAAACGGTAAAACTGTTTTAGTAGGAAATAAAGCCTTAATGATGGCTAATGCTATTGAAGTTCCTAAAGAAACCGAATCTATTGTAGAATCTATAGTATTAGTAGCAATCGATAATCTCTTTGCAGGTTATGTGGTGATTGCGGATGAACTAAAGGAGGATGCCAAAGAAACGATAACAGAATTGCAAAAAGCAGGTGTTAAGCACATAATTATGCTTTCCGGTGATAAAGATTCCATTACGCAACAAGTAGCTAAAGAATTGAATATTGAAAATGCTAAAGGTGGATTGTTACCTGAAGGCAAATTGAATGAAGTAGAAATGCTAAAACAAAACCCAGAAAACAAAGTAGCATTTATCGGAGACGGTATTAATGACGCACCTGTTTTGGCAGCAAGTAATGTAGGTATTGCAATGGGTGGTTTAGGAAGTGATGTGGCTATTGAAACAGCAGACGTCATCATTCAAACCGACCAACCTTCAAAAGTGGTTAGAGCAATTAAAATAAGTCGTTCTACCCGTAAAATTGTTTGGCAGAATATCATATTAGCATTTGGAGTTAAAGTTATTGTCTTGATTTTAGGTGCTGGAGGTTTAGCTACAATGTGGGAAGCAGTATTTGCAGATGTGGGAGTAGCATTATTAGCAATTTTGAACGCGGTTAGATTACAAAGGCTACAATGGTAA
- a CDS encoding helix-turn-helix domain-containing protein: MGGHLKNTKLLQQIATKLKALREKNGLTQEDVYNDTGIHISRIETSRGNITVSTLSSLCDYFEIKLSDFFKEIT; this comes from the coding sequence ATGGGAGGTCATCTTAAAAACACTAAACTACTTCAACAAATAGCTACAAAATTAAAAGCTTTAAGAGAAAAAAATGGACTCACACAAGAAGATGTATATAATGACACTGGTATACATATATCTAGAATTGAAACTAGTAGAGGTAATATTACGGTAAGCACGCTTTCATCTTTATGTGATTACTTTGAAATAAAACTTTCAGATTTCTTTAAAGAAATAACCTAG